The following proteins are encoded in a genomic region of Dyadobacter sp. UC 10:
- a CDS encoding RNA polymerase sigma factor, protein MTGSLPEVDAGLLNGLREGDEAAFAAIYRLCAPAIYHRLLRLLKDVAVTEEILQDVFLKLWLHRARIEPERGFRTYLYRMADNRAIDVFRKISRDKDLQEELWASNNGFDVQADEQFSTEEDYQLVAEAINRLPPKRRQILIFCKLEEKSYQEVADLMGISVSTVSNQLVTAIKEIKLYVNRSARSHSSAVILFMSVFQDV, encoded by the coding sequence ATGACAGGTTCGTTGCCCGAAGTAGACGCTGGTTTACTAAACGGTTTGAGGGAAGGAGATGAGGCCGCATTCGCTGCCATTTACCGGTTATGCGCACCTGCAATCTATCATCGGCTGCTGCGTTTGCTGAAAGATGTTGCCGTTACGGAGGAAATCCTGCAGGACGTATTTCTCAAACTCTGGTTACACCGTGCACGCATCGAGCCCGAGCGGGGCTTTCGTACATATTTATATAGGATGGCCGATAACAGGGCCATTGATGTTTTCCGAAAAATCAGCCGTGATAAAGATTTACAGGAGGAGTTGTGGGCCAGTAACAATGGTTTCGATGTGCAGGCAGACGAACAGTTTAGCACTGAGGAAGATTATCAGCTGGTTGCAGAAGCAATCAACAGGTTGCCTCCCAAGCGCAGACAGATCCTTATTTTCTGCAAACTGGAAGAAAAAAGTTATCAGGAAGTGGCCGATCTGATGGGCATTTCGGTTTCGACAGTGAGCAATCAGCTTGTCACGGCTATTAAAGAAATCAAATTGTACGTCAACCGATCGGCGCGTAGCCATTCTTCTGCAGTTATCCTTTTTATGTCCGTTTTCCAGGATGTTTAG
- a CDS encoding cupin domain-containing protein, which produces MKPSEIINLGNGLEIHFCLDAADTNGQFTLFKCVIHSNAKVPAAHYHENFDETLYGLKGSLTLSVDDQVVQLGPGDHYFIKRGRVHSFYNQTDESVEILAYANPGVFTSNYFKDILDIISAGGPPDMARLKEVMLQYGLVPVAN; this is translated from the coding sequence ATGAAACCTTCCGAAATAATCAACCTGGGCAATGGGCTGGAAATACATTTTTGTCTGGACGCCGCAGATACCAATGGCCAGTTCACACTGTTTAAATGCGTGATCCATTCCAATGCCAAGGTTCCCGCTGCACATTATCATGAAAATTTTGATGAAACCCTGTACGGTCTGAAAGGGTCACTCACCCTGTCTGTCGATGACCAGGTAGTGCAGCTTGGCCCGGGCGATCACTATTTTATCAAGCGGGGGCGCGTCCACAGTTTTTATAATCAGACAGACGAAAGCGTCGAAATTCTCGCATATGCCAATCCGGGCGTATTTACGTCAAATTATTTCAAAGATATCCTGGACATCATCAGCGCAGGCGGCCCGCCGGATATGGCAAGGCTTAAAGAAGTAATGCTGCAATACGGGCTGGTGCCGGTAGCCAACTAA
- a CDS encoding FecR family protein, translating into MGNREEIQKLLDAYLVNRANREEFDKLLFILSTLDDAEFSEIVRQALADDAQAQHADFIDNRVEQLYPEILTKVRESTQEYDEPANDAKPVIRWVWWKVAVAAASFLLLLWAGIEFRQTDVARNEIAAGITIDEIMAGSNRATLTLADGRRVNLSDSQQGISTGNSIRYLDGTEVMDSSANSKMDFSDVQLLTLATPNGGQYQLSLPDGSRVWLNAASSITYPSAFTGGKREVTLRGEAYFEVTKDAAKPFIVDTEMQRVKVLGTSFNINAYSNENLSKTTLLTGSVRVNARSDNDDLRNEKVLKPGQQSIIGDNGRTVAVLEVDPTTAVAWKNGLFDFHGLNIEEAMKQIERWYDVRVTYKGPKPAGYLGGKMSRGVRLSTFLEFLEKDFRIQSEIMPDRTLVLYIPTDKQNSDL; encoded by the coding sequence TTGGGCAATCGAGAAGAGATACAAAAGCTGCTGGACGCTTACCTCGTCAACCGGGCAAACCGGGAGGAGTTTGACAAACTGCTTTTCATACTCTCCACATTGGATGATGCGGAGTTCAGCGAGATTGTTCGCCAGGCGCTGGCCGATGACGCGCAGGCGCAGCATGCTGATTTTATTGATAATCGTGTCGAACAATTATATCCTGAGATTTTAACCAAAGTCCGTGAATCTACTCAGGAGTATGATGAACCGGCAAACGATGCCAAACCGGTTATTCGCTGGGTTTGGTGGAAAGTGGCTGTTGCCGCTGCCAGCTTCCTGTTGTTGCTCTGGGCAGGCATAGAATTCCGGCAAACAGATGTCGCTCGAAACGAGATTGCGGCTGGTATCACTATCGACGAAATCATGGCTGGAAGTAATCGCGCCACACTCACGCTGGCCGATGGGCGTAGGGTCAATTTGAGTGACAGTCAGCAGGGAATTTCGACCGGTAACAGTATTCGTTACCTGGACGGTACGGAGGTCATGGATTCAAGTGCAAACAGCAAAATGGATTTTTCTGATGTCCAGCTTCTCACGCTGGCCACACCGAATGGCGGGCAGTATCAGCTCTCTTTGCCCGATGGAAGCCGGGTTTGGCTGAATGCGGCGAGTTCCATCACTTACCCCAGCGCATTCACCGGCGGCAAGCGGGAGGTTACGCTTCGGGGAGAAGCATACTTCGAAGTCACCAAAGATGCTGCCAAACCATTTATCGTCGATACGGAAATGCAGCGTGTAAAGGTCCTGGGCACGTCGTTTAATATTAATGCCTATTCAAATGAAAATCTCAGCAAAACGACATTGCTGACCGGTTCGGTGCGGGTCAATGCCAGGTCGGACAATGATGATTTAAGAAATGAAAAAGTATTAAAGCCAGGTCAGCAAAGCATTATCGGCGACAATGGTCGTACAGTAGCTGTACTAGAAGTTGATCCAACGACTGCTGTTGCCTGGAAAAATGGCCTTTTTGACTTTCATGGATTGAATATAGAGGAAGCAATGAAACAGATCGAAAGGTGGTATGACGTCAGGGTGACCTATAAAGGTCCGAAACCTGCGGGTTATCTGGGAGGCAAAATGAGCAGGGGCGTCCGGCTATCGACGTTCCTGGAATTCCTGGAAAAGGATTTCAGGATTCAATCCGAAATCATGCCCGACCGCACACTTGTATTATACATACCGACTGACAAGCAAAACAGTGATTTATAA
- a CDS encoding outer membrane beta-barrel family protein: MMVTLTFTRSAWFLLLVLFFLTVPLFAQDIKKQIDSPAKEDSSTVMKDSAQQLKAVTVTARKDAIEIDRGKLIYNVGNSPASAGSSALDLLRKLPGVSIGQDDQIMLKGAGGINVMINGKMTYLSGQQLVQLLRGMSGESIAKIELISAPGAEFDAAGNAGIINFVTKKNVFVGYSLDILSGISKGRSWMNNQNVSASYRNSKVNVSGSFYYNTPHRFMQSRTSNTVLDQGQRIKLDRRLQTPTKINFYTYKVNIDWQLSPKHQLTAGYNGYLDDYVKDNAISRVSRLDAQSKLIGVVESTNYLAEPYHYDAANLGYQFLIDSAGKLTADAHYISYRNLSDGQLTTRYLDAQGKTVAPDEQLQVHQPGTVSIKSIKADLDLPLPGFLVKAGLKYAQVHNQANYRFDSLAAGAFIEAESMSNRFRYTEEIAAAYASVSGKLDRIQWEAGVRIESTNARGYTLEEEVDQSWKYTRLFPSLSAEYEINKNNRVNFSASRRISRPAYSTLNPVRWYYDQYFYYSGNPYLRPEMAWTYSAGYTLKDRYVLSVSYSTRSNYLSRRLAIEENTGAIISQSANLGSMRRFDLTASVPLHLLAFWDLQLTAGTSYTSYPIPLLESEEIAALWAASAMLNQHFKLPAGFNAELSATWTSRELWGIYQKESIFLTDFGLKRSLMKGKLDVRVAFTDFLGTNRYRGRSLTDYTDYRYDDLPDTRRVSLSVKYHFGGQLQSGRSRRIEEQDRL; encoded by the coding sequence ATGATGGTAACATTGACTTTTACAAGATCAGCCTGGTTTCTGTTGTTAGTACTGTTTTTTCTGACAGTTCCGCTTTTTGCACAAGACATAAAAAAGCAGATTGATAGTCCGGCGAAAGAAGATAGCAGCACTGTAATGAAAGATTCTGCTCAGCAATTAAAAGCCGTCACTGTTACCGCCAGAAAAGATGCCATTGAAATTGATAGAGGAAAACTGATCTATAATGTCGGCAATAGCCCGGCGAGTGCAGGGTCATCCGCGCTGGACTTGCTTCGCAAACTGCCTGGCGTGAGTATCGGGCAGGATGACCAGATAATGCTTAAAGGCGCAGGTGGCATTAATGTGATGATAAATGGCAAAATGACCTATCTTTCCGGGCAGCAGCTGGTTCAGCTTTTAAGAGGTATGAGTGGGGAAAGCATCGCTAAAATCGAGCTGATCTCTGCGCCCGGGGCTGAATTTGACGCGGCAGGCAATGCAGGCATTATCAATTTTGTGACCAAGAAAAATGTGTTTGTAGGTTATTCCCTGGATATTTTGTCTGGGATCTCCAAAGGAAGGTCCTGGATGAACAATCAAAACGTATCAGCAAGTTATCGCAATAGCAAAGTAAACGTCTCAGGCTCTTTTTACTACAATACCCCGCACCGTTTTATGCAAAGCCGGACCAGTAATACGGTACTGGATCAAGGACAGCGGATTAAGCTTGACCGCAGGCTGCAAACGCCTACAAAAATTAACTTTTATACCTATAAAGTAAATATAGACTGGCAGCTTTCGCCAAAACACCAGTTAACTGCCGGGTACAACGGTTACCTTGACGATTATGTAAAAGATAACGCAATCTCACGCGTTAGCAGGTTGGACGCACAAAGCAAGCTCATTGGCGTGGTAGAAAGTACCAACTATCTTGCAGAGCCATACCATTATGACGCGGCCAACCTGGGCTACCAGTTTTTGATAGACAGCGCGGGCAAGCTTACCGCTGATGCGCATTACATTTCATACCGCAACCTTTCCGACGGACAGTTAACAACCAGATACCTGGACGCGCAGGGAAAGACAGTTGCGCCTGATGAGCAGTTGCAAGTCCATCAGCCTGGGACGGTCAGCATTAAATCAATCAAGGCAGATCTGGACCTTCCTCTCCCTGGTTTTCTTGTAAAGGCCGGCTTGAAGTACGCGCAAGTTCATAACCAGGCCAATTATCGTTTTGATTCATTGGCAGCCGGCGCGTTCATCGAAGCCGAATCGATGTCGAACAGGTTCCGCTACACCGAGGAGATTGCAGCTGCCTATGCATCAGTTTCCGGCAAGCTTGACAGAATACAGTGGGAGGCGGGTGTCCGCATTGAATCAACAAACGCCAGAGGTTATACGCTCGAAGAAGAGGTTGATCAAAGCTGGAAATATACCAGGCTATTCCCATCCCTTTCCGCTGAATACGAGATCAATAAAAACAACAGAGTCAACTTCTCTGCAAGCCGCCGCATTAGCCGTCCTGCCTATTCAACCCTAAATCCGGTGCGGTGGTATTATGATCAATATTTCTACTATTCCGGAAACCCGTACCTGCGGCCGGAAATGGCATGGACCTACTCGGCAGGTTATACATTAAAAGACCGATATGTACTTTCGGTCAGCTACTCAACGCGTAGTAACTACCTTTCCCGCAGATTGGCAATCGAAGAAAATACGGGGGCGATCATCAGCCAAAGCGCTAACCTGGGCAGTATGAGGCGCTTTGATTTGACCGCCTCGGTTCCATTGCATTTGCTTGCATTTTGGGATCTCCAATTGACCGCTGGCACAAGCTATACGAGCTACCCGATTCCCCTTTTAGAGTCTGAGGAAATAGCTGCATTATGGGCTGCGAGCGCCATGCTGAATCAGCATTTTAAATTACCAGCAGGCTTCAATGCAGAACTCTCAGCCACCTGGACGTCCAGGGAGCTTTGGGGTATTTATCAGAAAGAAAGTATTTTCCTTACTGATTTTGGCCTAAAAAGGTCATTGATGAAAGGCAAATTGGATGTCCGGGTCGCCTTCACTGATTTTCTTGGGACAAACCGTTACCGTGGACGCTCGCTGACTGACTATACCGACTACCGTTATGACGACCTTCCTGACACGCGGAGGGTCTCGCTTTCGGTCAAATACCATTTTGGCGGGCAATTGCAATCTGGCCGGTCCCGTCGCATTGAAGAGCAGGACCGGCTGTGA
- a CDS encoding Crp/Fnr family transcriptional regulator, which translates to MSTHQHLLFQTLCLRHEFPATEFEKFIPLFQKRHLEKNEMLFQESDVVRSLAFVMQGALRQFQRTAEGIERNIFFAEEGWWGGEMDSFINQVPSTMSMQALEDCELLTLDRERWEYATRNFPDYALYQIKNRGRTVAWLKNLLSNMSTDTPDEKYRRVLKENPHWINRFSQYHIASYLGITPETLSRIRKRNIHL; encoded by the coding sequence TTGTCTACTCACCAGCACCTCCTGTTTCAGACCCTGTGCCTTCGGCATGAATTCCCTGCCACAGAATTTGAAAAGTTCATCCCGCTTTTTCAAAAACGGCATTTAGAGAAAAACGAGATGCTTTTTCAGGAAAGCGACGTGGTCAGGAGCCTGGCATTTGTTATGCAGGGCGCCTTGAGGCAATTCCAACGTACGGCGGAAGGCATCGAGCGGAACATCTTTTTTGCGGAAGAAGGCTGGTGGGGCGGCGAAATGGACAGCTTTATCAACCAGGTTCCGTCGACCATGAGCATGCAGGCGCTCGAAGACTGCGAGCTGCTTACGCTCGACCGAGAGCGTTGGGAATATGCCACCCGGAACTTCCCTGATTATGCGTTGTATCAAATTAAAAATCGCGGCCGCACCGTGGCTTGGCTCAAAAACCTGCTGAGCAATATGAGTACCGACACCCCGGACGAGAAATACCGCCGCGTTTTGAAAGAAAATCCCCATTGGATCAACCGGTTTTCCCAGTACCATATCGCGAGCTACCTGGGCATTACCCCGGAAACATTGAGCCGCATCCGCAAGCGAAACATACATTTGTAA
- a CDS encoding TonB-dependent receptor, giving the protein MMMKVFCILLLACLKLHAHSYSQSITLNTKGASIIDVFRSIEQQSGYVVLYNYKELLKGAPVTVTAKDMPLEQFLSRLFSNQPFTYKIEDKTILISPRVESLRRQQANPPAEVQPVAPKERSISGTVTDAEGGALPGVTVLVKGTSVGAATDANGKYNLAVPDGAAVLAFTMVGYSPQEKEIGAASIIDVTMAASTSELSEVVVIGYGSRSAKDVTTAISRISAETIDKSVSMTPEMAMQGTMSGVQVSGNSGNPMMRPTIRIRGTNTWGVSDPLFVIDGIPVTEMGAGIENENARIRDVRGPINIMSMIDPNDIESISVLKDASAAAIYGVRAANGVVLITTKTGRKGAMAVDFSARLGVQNLTQKLDWLNTPEYTSFVQGVFASDPDRLPTEDNVGRFDPGSARYLGNSPTYNWQDAVRNKNAALQDYSVRVSGGSENTDYNVSVGYTNTQGTILVNQLKRYSGSFKLNSKIKDWLKTGVNYRLVNASGRDGVNSYFDVIRSAPWQPVYAAPGLPSYNGYANVVGGIQEDGTYSNQKLYGQGTRINEAGRMNSNDVSYDSWRNIGNLYVELTPLKHLTVKGTVSLDRYVTTRYQFSDYDANVFDYTAGDPRARGGGKSVGSYEERDVVNNNMMKELMVNYSNSFGNHNLDLLFNFSDQKYDAMYKLASTEYMTTKKDYLRVLGGERAYTSVGSEQMRWALQGYLFRASYNYASKYYLDATVRRDGSARFAPENRWGTFPSVSAAWRLKSESFLESVSWLTDLKLRAGWGQLGNQEVRDMAYLSAISRNPHYAMGNSNQPDRPSSGVFYEGATIFGIPNRDLTWERTETFNIGFDAQLLKGLGFSAEYYYKKTHGILQAIDLPSSVGVIETPVANVAKVQNQGFEFNLNWQQQLGDFRYGVGANLTTTANRVLETYKGIPTSGGTVEQGYSMFYHRAYKVGGVFQSDEEAQQWLSRYEDVNYQRSRVGAGDFYFQDRRGAPKNENEFYSEGADGRIDSYDMVYVGKSIPGFFYGINANAGYKSFDFNVQFTGVGDVVKYNNIKAGTFMPTEGDNVTREVYKAWTSENRSATYPRLVFGDPVQNLRRSDFFFESAAYLRLQNVQLGYTIPQLSSNAGKKYFQTARIYAGASNAFTLTRYTGLDPENDNYPVPRTFFVGLTAKF; this is encoded by the coding sequence ATGATGATGAAGGTATTTTGTATTCTGTTGCTCGCATGCCTGAAGTTGCACGCGCACAGCTATTCACAAAGCATCACGTTAAACACGAAAGGTGCTTCGATCATAGATGTTTTTCGCTCCATCGAGCAGCAAAGCGGATATGTAGTGCTTTACAATTATAAGGAACTTCTGAAAGGCGCGCCGGTCACGGTAACCGCGAAGGATATGCCTCTGGAACAATTTCTTTCCAGGCTTTTTTCGAACCAGCCCTTCACATACAAAATCGAGGACAAAACGATCTTGATAAGTCCCAGAGTGGAATCGCTTCGCAGACAACAGGCGAACCCGCCGGCAGAAGTACAGCCGGTCGCACCCAAAGAGCGGAGTATTTCCGGCACCGTAACCGATGCGGAAGGTGGCGCTTTGCCCGGGGTAACCGTGCTTGTCAAGGGAACATCGGTAGGCGCCGCCACAGATGCGAATGGGAAATACAACCTGGCCGTACCGGACGGAGCAGCTGTGCTTGCATTTACAATGGTCGGATATTCGCCTCAGGAAAAGGAAATTGGCGCAGCGAGCATCATTGACGTGACGATGGCCGCATCTACCAGCGAGCTGAGCGAAGTGGTTGTGATCGGGTACGGATCCCGTTCTGCGAAAGACGTTACCACTGCCATATCGCGCATTAGTGCGGAAACCATTGACAAATCGGTCTCTATGACACCCGAAATGGCCATGCAAGGTACCATGAGCGGAGTTCAGGTATCAGGCAATTCCGGTAATCCGATGATGCGGCCGACGATTCGTATTCGCGGGACGAACACCTGGGGCGTTTCTGATCCGCTTTTCGTGATTGACGGAATTCCGGTAACCGAAATGGGCGCAGGGATCGAAAACGAAAATGCCAGGATCAGAGATGTGCGCGGCCCGATCAACATTATGTCGATGATCGACCCCAATGACATTGAGTCAATTTCAGTTTTGAAAGATGCCTCCGCTGCGGCAATATATGGAGTGCGTGCAGCCAACGGCGTTGTGCTGATCACCACCAAAACTGGCCGAAAGGGCGCGATGGCGGTGGATTTCAGTGCCCGGTTGGGTGTGCAGAATCTTACGCAGAAACTCGACTGGCTAAATACGCCGGAGTACACTTCGTTTGTCCAGGGAGTCTTCGCATCTGATCCCGACCGGCTGCCTACGGAAGACAACGTGGGGCGGTTTGATCCTGGCAGCGCCAGGTACCTGGGTAATTCTCCAACGTACAACTGGCAGGATGCTGTGCGGAACAAAAATGCAGCATTGCAGGACTATTCGGTGCGGGTTTCAGGAGGTAGTGAAAATACCGACTATAACGTGTCGGTTGGCTACACGAACACACAAGGCACTATCCTGGTCAACCAGCTGAAACGCTATTCGGGTTCATTTAAATTAAATTCGAAGATCAAGGATTGGCTAAAGACTGGTGTCAACTACCGCCTTGTCAATGCGTCGGGACGCGACGGTGTTAACAGCTATTTCGATGTGATCCGGAGCGCTCCGTGGCAGCCCGTTTATGCGGCGCCTGGCCTGCCGAGCTATAATGGATATGCGAATGTGGTGGGCGGGATCCAGGAGGATGGTACCTATTCAAACCAGAAATTGTACGGGCAGGGTACGCGTATCAACGAAGCCGGCCGCATGAATTCAAATGATGTTTCTTATGATTCCTGGCGCAATATCGGTAACCTGTACGTGGAACTGACCCCGTTGAAACATCTGACCGTAAAAGGGACTGTGAGCCTGGACCGGTACGTCACTACGCGCTACCAGTTTTCGGACTATGACGCTAATGTGTTCGACTACACCGCCGGAGATCCGCGTGCCAGGGGCGGCGGTAAGTCTGTCGGTTCCTATGAGGAGCGTGATGTGGTCAATAATAACATGATGAAGGAGCTGATGGTCAACTACTCCAACTCCTTCGGCAACCACAACCTGGACCTGCTGTTCAACTTCTCGGACCAGAAATACGATGCAATGTACAAGCTTGCCAGCACTGAGTACATGACAACGAAAAAGGACTACCTGCGGGTGCTGGGTGGAGAACGCGCTTATACTTCTGTTGGAAGCGAGCAGATGCGTTGGGCGCTGCAGGGTTACCTGTTCCGGGCAAGCTACAATTACGCATCAAAGTATTATCTGGATGCGACGGTACGTCGCGACGGGAGTGCCCGTTTTGCGCCTGAGAACCGCTGGGGAACATTCCCTTCTGTCTCCGCCGCGTGGCGACTAAAAAGCGAATCTTTCCTTGAATCTGTGTCCTGGCTCACCGACCTGAAACTGCGGGCTGGCTGGGGCCAGCTGGGCAACCAGGAGGTGCGTGATATGGCTTATTTGTCTGCAATTTCCAGAAATCCCCATTACGCTATGGGAAACAGCAACCAGCCAGACCGTCCTTCGTCCGGTGTGTTCTACGAGGGGGCAACGATCTTCGGCATCCCTAACCGTGACCTCACCTGGGAAAGAACAGAAACATTCAATATTGGTTTTGACGCCCAGCTTTTGAAAGGACTTGGCTTCTCCGCAGAATACTACTATAAAAAAACCCACGGCATATTGCAGGCCATCGACCTTCCTTCAAGTGTCGGTGTAATTGAAACGCCGGTAGCCAATGTGGCCAAAGTGCAAAACCAGGGTTTTGAATTTAACCTGAACTGGCAGCAGCAGCTAGGCGATTTCCGCTATGGCGTAGGTGCTAACCTCACTACGACCGCCAACCGGGTATTGGAAACTTACAAGGGAATCCCGACCTCCGGAGGAACCGTCGAGCAGGGCTACTCTATGTTTTACCACCGCGCATATAAGGTAGGAGGGGTATTTCAGAGCGATGAGGAAGCGCAGCAGTGGCTCTCCCGCTATGAGGATGTCAATTACCAGCGGTCTCGCGTGGGTGCAGGCGACTTTTATTTTCAGGACCGCCGGGGTGCGCCCAAGAACGAAAATGAATTTTATTCGGAGGGTGCAGACGGGCGGATCGATTCTTATGACATGGTATACGTAGGTAAATCGATTCCCGGATTTTTCTACGGGATCAATGCGAATGCCGGTTATAAGAGTTTCGACTTCAATGTACAGTTCACAGGGGTAGGCGACGTAGTCAAATACAACAATATTAAAGCCGGGACATTCATGCCTACCGAAGGAGATAACGTGACGCGGGAAGTTTATAAGGCCTGGACATCGGAAAACCGCTCCGCCACATACCCGCGCCTGGTGTTTGGAGATCCGGTACAGAACCTTCGCCGCTCCGATTTTTTCTTTGAAAGCGCGGCCTATCTGCGGCTTCAAAATGTGCAGCTGGGTTACACGATCCCTCAGCTGAGTTCCAATGCGGGAAAGAAATACTTCCAGACAGCCCGGATCTATGCAGGAGCATCCAATGCATTTACCCTGACGCGCTACACGGGACTTGATCCGGAAAACGACAACTACCCGGTGCCACGTACATTTTTTGTCGGATTAACGGCAAAGTTTTAA
- a CDS encoding BspA family leucine-rich repeat surface protein, with the protein MNARVYLFALLLFTSVPGFGQSDFITVWDMSKPGQDPAQITFKATAVNLVSYTWQEISPGNASGSGTFRDALVTIAGLPANALIELRIQPAALRSFRSMFEECQRLIDIKQWGTVPWNDMSASFALCENLNISATDFPNLTSVRSLSQMFFKCKSLNSPANMGDWDVSRITSMVGMFQNATSFNQPIGTWNVSNVRDFEGLFYAASSFNQDISSWNVSNATDMSHLFTLASSFNQPIGNWQTAKVTDMSYLFSDATSFNQPIGNWDVSRVTNMSDMFRNAGNFNQDIHLWNVSNVRDMNSMFLSATAFNQPLADWNVHNVLTMFQMFFAAGSFDQSLERWAGILHPSVNLEGMLSRCGLSVGNYDATLVAFGAEGPAGRKLDATGLNYCAASQSRAHLVKSVAQGGKGWTISGDINICPMPVSLVFFEGNRSPDNQNNLEWVTADEIGFDRFEIQRTADAKSFETIGIVKGGTSSTAELSHYRFVDHDSRGKLYYRLKMVDTDGSFEFSKILAIQNDERSGAVGEFYPNPAREATTIDIYAPGKSEWLISTMDISGRLLQSQKAFLSPGINKIKLTMPKARLNFVRFESGKLVEVRRLISLD; encoded by the coding sequence ATGAATGCTAGAGTCTACCTTTTTGCCCTGTTGCTTTTTACCAGCGTACCCGGCTTTGGGCAATCCGATTTCATTACCGTATGGGACATGTCAAAACCTGGCCAGGACCCTGCGCAGATAACCTTCAAAGCGACGGCCGTTAACCTGGTATCCTACACCTGGCAGGAAATCTCACCGGGCAATGCATCCGGGTCAGGCACGTTCCGGGATGCATTGGTAACGATCGCTGGCCTGCCTGCAAATGCGCTCATTGAATTGCGCATACAACCTGCTGCCCTCCGGTCCTTTCGTTCGATGTTTGAAGAATGTCAGCGACTAATTGACATTAAACAGTGGGGCACGGTGCCGTGGAACGATATGTCAGCCTCGTTCGCCCTCTGCGAAAACCTGAATATTTCTGCAACGGACTTTCCCAACCTAACCTCGGTAAGAAGCCTGAGCCAGATGTTTTTCAAGTGTAAATCGCTAAACAGCCCTGCCAACATGGGTGACTGGGATGTGTCCAGGATAACGTCCATGGTAGGCATGTTTCAAAATGCAACTTCGTTCAATCAGCCGATCGGAACCTGGAATGTTTCAAACGTGCGAGATTTCGAGGGGCTTTTTTACGCCGCAAGCTCTTTCAATCAAGACATTTCAAGCTGGAACGTATCGAATGCTACCGATATGAGCCATCTGTTTACGCTGGCATCTTCTTTCAATCAGCCAATCGGGAACTGGCAGACTGCCAAGGTCACAGATATGTCTTATTTATTTAGCGACGCGACCTCATTCAACCAGCCCATTGGGAATTGGGACGTATCCCGCGTCACAAATATGTCGGACATGTTTCGTAATGCTGGTAATTTCAATCAGGATATTCATTTATGGAACGTGTCTAATGTCAGAGATATGAATAGCATGTTTTTAAGCGCAACTGCTTTTAACCAACCGCTTGCGGACTGGAATGTGCATAATGTTTTGACCATGTTTCAAATGTTTTTCGCTGCCGGGTCTTTCGACCAGTCTCTGGAACGGTGGGCAGGCATACTTCATCCGTCTGTAAACCTGGAAGGTATGCTCAGCCGCTGCGGGCTGAGTGTGGGAAATTACGATGCAACACTGGTAGCCTTTGGCGCGGAAGGGCCGGCAGGCAGGAAACTGGATGCAACTGGCCTGAATTATTGCGCTGCCTCACAGAGCAGGGCTCACCTCGTCAAAAGCGTTGCCCAAGGCGGCAAGGGGTGGACCATTTCGGGCGATATCAACATCTGCCCTATGCCGGTTTCGTTGGTATTTTTCGAGGGGAACAGGTCCCCAGATAATCAAAACAACCTTGAATGGGTTACAGCCGATGAAATCGGTTTCGACCGGTTTGAAATACAGCGCACAGCCGATGCCAAATCCTTTGAGACGATCGGTATTGTGAAAGGCGGCACCAGCTCGACGGCGGAGTTAAGCCACTACCGTTTTGTCGATCACGATTCCCGGGGCAAGCTTTATTACAGGCTGAAAATGGTTGACACAGACGGTAGTTTTGAGTTCTCGAAAATCCTTGCGATCCAAAATGACGAGCGTTCCGGCGCAGTCGGTGAATTCTATCCAAACCCTGCCAGGGAAGCAACTACGATCGATATCTATGCGCCCGGGAAATCAGAGTGGCTCATTTCCACAATGGATATCTCGGGACGATTATTGCAATCGCAAAAAGCCTTTCTCTCCCCCGGTATCAATAAAATCAAACTGACAATGCCGAAAGCAAGACTGAATTTTGTCCGCTTCGAGAGTGGTAAACTTGTTGAGGTCAGGAGATTGATTTCGTTAGATTAG